One segment of Pleuronectes platessa chromosome 21, fPlePla1.1, whole genome shotgun sequence DNA contains the following:
- the myoz1b gene encoding myozenin-1b yields the protein MPLDTIAPSNKRKKSDRIITDLSNISQNDDEADPEASEFDLGTKIKTPKDLMLEELSLLSNKGSKMFRMRQQRVDKFIVTNQNMQNLENLLMCPPPVAPKPEMPKVEVVEEPVDEEAEKEAKSKEYIRTYVSPWERAMRGNVELTATMRGNMPGPIQIHPDLILYKSFNRTALPFGGNEKASKILAFELPEPSVANDEPESLASLQADIRSRPSFNRTPIGWVCSEDNSNIHMDEDNLAFEGETDDL from the exons ATGCCTCTCGATACTATTGCCCCTTCTAACAAAAGGAAGAAGTCCGACAGGATCATCACTGACCTGTCCAACATTAGCCAGAATG ACGATGAAGCCGACCCAGAGGCCTCCGAGTTCGACCTGGGCACCAAGATCAAGACGCCCAAGGACTTGATGCTGGAGGAGCTCTCCCTGCTCTCGAACAAGGGCTCCAAGATGTTCAGGATGAGGCAGCAAAGGGTGGACAAGTTCATCGTGACCAACCAGAACATG CAGAACCTCGAGAACCTGCTGATGTGTCCTCCCCCTGTCGCACCAAAACCCGAGATGCCAAAAGTAGAAG TGGTGGAGGAACCTGTGGATGAGGAGGCGGAAAAGGAGGCGAAGAGTAAGGAGTATATACGCACCTACGTATCACCATGGGAACGGGCCATGAGGGGCAACGTGGAGCTGACAGCCACCATGAGGGGCAACATGCCGGGACCCATCCAGATCCACCCAGACCTGATCCTGTACAAGAGCTTCAAcag GACGGCGTTGCCATTTGGCGGCAACGAGAAGGCGAGCAAGATTCTGGCCTTCGAGCTCCCTGAGCCCAGCGTTGCCAACGATGAGCCGGAGTCACTGGCCTCCCTGCAGGCGGACATCCGCTCACGACCCTCGTTCAACCGCACGCCCATCGGCTGGGTGTGCAGCGAGGACAACTCAAACATCCACATGGACGAGGACAACCTCGCCTTCGAAGGAGAGACAGATGACCTGTGA
- the synpo2lb gene encoding synaptopodin 2-like protein has product MVAEEIVVSLSGGAPWGFRLQGGVEQQNPLQVAKVRRRSKACRAGLKEHDELVAIDDHVCAELSHAQAMSLIDSQSATLSLRVKRAPSGFHSSSYSGHSVSPRSSVRVLSPPVASLSSQRPSVLSPIGIPRGITSPPDSEAYYGETDSDADTQALTHRRQRRTPPHARSPARYDNQEEEETSEMSGYESATDAGGSLQVQWDSPCLVGVPRRELIYQPLQTEWTTPARTPHTLTPRTLAPTPDQGLAEAEGEGDSGFQEAGGCIGLSCVPLVSPERAKEAMMLGSSKQLVPMVGMQHTPISDELSTTYMDKARQAKLQRGESLVEKQVKEARTKCRSIASLLTDAPNPNSKGVLMFKKRRQRAKKYTLTCFGKGEGDRGGETEGDTGGETEEEGESSILSGSELDEEGFSSSFDPTWDSGYLDLLDRRSSACPSAAPTTPTTPKANHSLGLDISAYQSPGLLTPVNQTPGLEGSGLESSPYQGSRLDSSTTKPQPINHPAHMSPPAVAHTNGVSVAVSRASVVLSAPPQIPLQSQNGQNGPTPNLSPSPVTDSDHHLNNLGSNPSVLNRTARPFTPGPTPSRASVTSVMFRPPQAKPMIVSMETKPVAAVSMVTIPPTRHPSGPDARRAVSSTSLYIPPRNNNTQPSVNSHPSALSPPYSLSSAPFSPPLADAQMFSPQPAVHASPATPLSPPVAQGSPVGPSPAQTFSPPAPLLHPSTPAQTYTPPSACLPALPISPQYAPDPPQISFNAKNTHLPPPIQPGPSPSVHPYLNTSGAMTPNPLAPASDSLATREQRISVPAARTGILHDARRRTNNKPMFCAVQNKDVSPNPDLLSMVQNMDDRFVRAPPAESGVTPSGETGHESGPEEDWLRLGAEACNFMQAQRGPRPPPVAPKPQAPQMPQLEGKGGQLFARRQSRMDRYVVDRSPSVAAAPYSPAQTREPSPTPSLPATWKYSSSIRAPPPISYNPLLSPSCPLKAQKKPEVKKSGPAVSKGKKAGIKPVDIMSHQPYQLNSSLFTYGNGIPQDTSTYQQQRGMTGVPQKTARVYEVKRFSTPPPTSTRPALKVIVPRSATTLGEPLWRSDVTSPPTVGPTSYQPYQPQPHPYQPQWTNGPLSPPAPPAPTAPLPHLPTFSSSPAPNPVQSRTFSHLQPSNTAQASREFKSAPDLSPLSPTGASQPAHSSALPARVPRPRFSTSNLGLQPSVWRPGSTMH; this is encoded by the exons ATGGTGGCGGAGGAGATTGTGGTCTCCCTCTCAGGAGGAGCTCCGTGGGGCTTCAGGCTGCAGGGAGGAGTGGAGCAGCAAAACCCTCTACAGGTGGCCAAG GTGCGCAGACGCAGCAAAGCCTGCAGAGCTGGACTGAAAGAGCACGATGAGCTGGTCGCCATTGATGACCATGTGTGTGCTGAGCTCAGTCATGCTCAGGCCATGAGCCTCATAGATTCACAGAGTGCTACACTCAGCCTGAGGGTGAAAAG GGCCCCTTCTGGATTCCACTCCTCATCTTACTCTGGTCACTCCGTCTCCCCCCGCTCCTCCGTGAGGGTCCTGTCTCCCCCTGTGGCCTCCTTGTCCTCCCAGCGTCCCTCAGTCCTCTCCCCCATCGGGATACCCAGGGGCATCACTTCCCCTCCAGACAGCGAGGCCTACtatggagagacagacagcgacGCAGACACACAGGCCCTCACTCACCGCCGCCAACGCCGCACGCCTCCTCATGCACGCTCACCTGCGCGCTATGACAaccaagaagaggaggagacctcGGAGATGAGCGG GTATGAGAGTGCCACGGATGCGGGGGGTTCCCTGCAGGTGCAATGGGATAGTCCGTGTCTGGTTGGCGTCCCCCGCAGAGAGCTGATCTACCAGCCCCTCCAGACAGAGTGGACCACTCCGGCACGCACCCCCCACACCCTGACCCCTCGTACACTCGCCCCGACCCCGGATCAGGGGCTGGCGGAAGCGGAGGGTGAGGGTGACAGTGGCTTCCAAGAGGCAGGGGGCTGCATCGGGCTCAGCTGCGTGCCCCTGGTGTCACCTGAGCGGGCGAAAGAGGCTATGATGTTGGGCTCCAGCAAACAGCTGGTGCCCATGGTGGGGATGCAGCACACCCCCATCAGTGATGAGCTCTCTACCACCTACATGGATAAAGCACGGCAAGCCA AGCTGCAGCGTGGGGAGAGTTTGGTGGAGAAGCAGGTGAAAGAAGCTCGTACCAAATGCCGCTCTATTGCCTCTTTGCTGACTGATGCTCCCAACCCCAACTCAAAAGGGGTTCTTATGTTCAAGAAGCGCCGACAGAGGGCAAAGAAGTACACGCTGACCTGCTTTGGCAAAGGCGAGGGAGATAGAGGAGGGGAGACCGAGGGAGACACAGGaggggagacggaggaggaaggagagagttCCATCCTAAGTGGCTCGGAATTGGATGAAGAGGGATTCTCATCATCGTTTGACCCCACGTGGGACTCGGGCTATCTGGATCTGCTGGACAGGAGAAGCTCTGCCTGCCCGTCAGCCGCAccaactactccaacaacaCCAAAAGCCAATCACAGCCTAGGGTTGGACATCTCAGCCTATCAGAGTCCAGGACTTCTGacccctgtcaatcaaaccccAGGGTTGGAGGGCTCAGGGCTGGAGAGCTCACCCTATCAGGGTTCAAGGCTGGACAGCAGCACCACAAAGCCCCAACCTATCAACCACCCTGCACACatgtctcctcctgctgtcGCTCACACCAATGGTGTGTCAGTAGCTGTTAGTCGGGCGAGCGTAGTTCTGAGCGCACCCCCTCAGATTCCTCTTCAAAGTCAAAATGGTCAAAATGGTCCGACCCCAAACCTTAGTCCGAGCCCCGTCACAGACTCAGACCATCATCTGAACAACCTTGGTTCTAATCCAAGTGTTCTGAACCGCACCGCACGACCTTTCACCCCTGGCCCGACCCCTTCTCGTGCGTCTGTAACCTCCGTCATGTTTCGCCCCCCCCAAGCCAAACCCATGATTGTGTCCATGGAAACCAAACCTGTGGCGGCCGTCTCCATGGTGACAATACCGCCTACTCGCCATCCATCAGGGCCAGATGCGAGGAGAGCGGTGTCTAGCACCTCTCTCTACATCCCTCCAAGAAATAACAACACTCAACCCTCTGTTAACTCCCATCCCTCAGCTCTCTCGCCTCCCTACTCTCTTTCTTCTGCACCTTTCTCCCCGCCTCTAGCAGACGCACAAATGTTTTCTCCCCAGCCTGCAGTGCATGCTTCTCCTGCCAcccctctgtctccacctgtagCTCAAGGAAGCCCAGTCGGTCCATCACCTGCTCAAACCTTCTCCCCTCCAGCTCCACTTCTACATCCCTCTACTCCTGCTCAGACTTACACACCTCCCTCTGCTTGTCTTCCTGCTCTTCCTATCTCCCCACAATATGCCCCTGACCCACCTCAAATATCCTTCAATGCCAAGAAcacccatcttcctcctcccatcCAGCCTGGTCCCTCTCCATCTGTTCACCCTTACCTAAACACGTCAGGTGCAATGACTCCTAACCCCCTGGCTCCCGCCTCTGATTCCCTTGCAACACGTGAGCAGCGCATCTCTGTCCCCGCCGCTCGCACCGGCATCCTGCATGATGCCCGTCGTCGAACCAACAACAAGCCGATGTTTTGTGCAGTCCAGAACAAAGATGTGTCTCCCAACCCGGATTTGCTGTCGATGGTCCAGAACATGGATGACCGCTTCGTGAGAGCCCCGCCGGCTGAATCTGGAGTTACACCCAGTGGGGAGACTGGGCACGAGTCGGGGCCTGAGGAGGACTGGCTGAGACTAGGGGCAGAGGCCTGCAACTTCATGCAGGCTCAGCGAGGACCCAGGCCCCCCCCTGTGGCCCCAAAACCGCAAGCTCCTCAGATGCCACAGCTGGAAGGGAAGGGAGGGCAGCTGTTTGCCCGCAGACAGAGCAGGATGGATCGATATGTTGTGGATCGATCTCCCTCTGTGGCTGCAGCACCTTACTCTCCTGCCCAGACAAGGGAGCCCTCACCCACGCCTTCTCTCCCTGCTACCTGGAAGTACTCATCCAGCATCCGTGCTCCACCTCCCATCAGCTACAACCCCCTCCTTTCACCCTCCTGCCCTCTGAAAGCCCAGAAGAAGCCTGAGGTGAAAAAGTCTGGGCCAGCTGTGTCTAAAGGGAAGAAAGCGGGCATCAAGCCTGTGGACATCATGAGCCACCAGCCCTATCAGCTCAACTCCTCCCTGTTCACCTATGGGAATGGGATTCCCCAGGACACATCAACCTATCAGCAGCAGCGAGGAATGACAGGTGTTCCTCAGAAAACAGCACGAGTATACGAGGTGAAACGTTTCTCCACGCCCCCACCGACATCCACAAGGCCTGCCCTCAAAGTGATCGTCCCTCGATCTGCTACGACACTCGGAGAACCACTGTGGCGCTCTGATGTCACGTCTCCACCCACAGTTGGTCCCACCTCCTACCAACCCTATCAGCCTCAGCCCCATCCTTACCAACCTCAGTGGACCAACGGCCCTCTGTCTCCCCCAGCGCCTCCTGCCCCTACCGCCCCACTCCCTCATCTTCccaccttctcctcttctccggCTCCAAACCCGGTTCAGTCCCGCACTTTCTCTCACCTCCAGCCCTCCAACACTGCTCAGGCCAGCAGGGAGTTCAAGAGCGCCCCAGATCTTAGTCCCCTGAGTCCGACTGGTGCCTCTCAGCCAGCCCACAGCAGCGCTCTGCCTGCCAGGGTACCGAGGCCCAGGTTCAGCACTTCCAACCTGGGCCTGCAGCCCAGCGTCTGGCGCCCTGGATCCACCATGCACTGA